The following proteins come from a genomic window of Nicotiana tomentosiformis chromosome 12, ASM39032v3, whole genome shotgun sequence:
- the LOC138903296 gene encoding protein FAR1-RELATED SEQUENCE 3-like, whose protein sequence is MLSDRGVNLTYMQAWRAKEKALEVLRGHPTDSYSCLPSYLYILEKTYPGSVVKLQKTEDDCFLYAFVALSMSIKGWEHCRPVLVVDGTFLKSAYRGIMLTTSTMDAIGSILPLAYAVVDLENDTSWKWFFVQFKQAYDKKPNMCVVSDQNESILKATSTVYTGMPHYA, encoded by the exons ATGTTGTCGGATCGTGGTGTGAACTTAACATACATGCAAGCTTGGAGAGCAAAGGAAAAGGCTTTGGAAGTTTTGAGAGGTCATCCTACTGATTCCTATAGTTGCTTGCCGAGTTATTTGTATATTCTGGAGAAGACTTATCCGGGTTCGGTAGTGAAATTGCAGAAGACTGAAGATGACTGTTTCTTGTATGCATTTGTTGCACTTAGTATGTCTATCAAGGGTTGGGAGCATTGTAGGCCAGTTTTAGTAGTTGATGGCACCTTCTTGAAGTCGGCATATAGGGGAATCATGCTAACAACTAGTACAATGGATGCAATAG GTAGCATATTACCACTAGCATACGCCGTTGTTGATTTAGAAAATGACACATCATGGAAGTGGTTTTTTGTGCAATTCAAACAAGCATATGATAAAAAACCAAATATGTGTGTTGTTTCGGATCAGAATGAGAGTATATTGAAGGCAACATCTACTGTTTATACCGGCATGCCACATTATGCTTGA
- the LOC138903297 gene encoding uncharacterized protein translates to MRTLLERCTNEKLFNAKGTFTYLGKQYNKELENNKTLSQKMRVRCLKDYIHTVIDGVKRFIVFLQNKKCICGQYQLDELPCPHALAALRYRNESYENYCSPYYMRESLL, encoded by the exons ATGAGGACTCTTCTTGAACGTTGTACTAATGAAAAGTTATTTAATGCAAAGGGTACGTTCACATACCTTGGGAAACAATACAATAAAGAGTTGGAGAACAACAAGACATTATCGCAGAAGATGAGA GTGAGGTGCTTAAAAGATTACATCCATACTGTGATAGATGGTGTGAAACGCTTCATTGTTTTCCTTCAAAATAAGAAATGTATTTGTGGACAATACCAACTTGATGAACTTCCTTGTCCACATGCTTTGGCGGCTTTGAGATACAGGAACGAGTCTTATGAAAACTATTGTTCTCCTTATTACATGAGGGAGAGCCTTCTGTAG
- the LOC138903298 gene encoding uncharacterized mitochondrial protein AtMg00860-like, translated as MEEHEQRLRVVLQTLREQKLYVKFSKCEFWLDSVALLGNVLSGEGIKVDPKKIEVVQSWHRRNTATEIRSFLGFVGYYRWFLEGFSSIAAPLTRLTQKGAPFHCLQHLFKQRDLYLRQRRWFELLKDYDITILYHPGKPNVVADALSRKAGSIGSLAFILAKERPLALDI; from the exons atggaggagcacgagcagcgtttgagagtggtgcttcagaccttgcgggaacagaagctatatgttaagttctccaagtgtgagttttggctagattctgtagcattgtTGGGGAATGTtttatcaggcgagggtattaaggtggatcccaagaagattgaggtagttcagagttggcatcGTCGTAatacggcgactgagatcaggagcttcttggggtttgTAGGCTATTATCGCTGGTTtctggagggcttctcatctattgcagcacctttgactagattgacccagaagggtgctccattccattg cttacagcatttgttcaagcaaagggatctctaTTTGAGGCAACGCAGATGgtttgagttactgaaggattatgacatcaccattctttatcatccgggcaagccaaatgtggtcgcggatgccttgagcagaaaggcagggAGTAtaggtagcttggcattcattttagcaaaggagaggccactagctttggacatttag